From the genome of Oceanispirochaeta sp. M1:
GAATCATCATAGTCTGGTCATAAGAATACTCTTTGTATCTTGCCATAAGATGAACCTCCGTTTTCTAAATTTTACCATAGATTTCATGAGAACTGTTGAAAAGCTGGCTTTTTCTACAGTCTCAACGTCCGCATAACCTGTTTTCCGTACATGGCGGAAATCCTGCCTGCGAAGCAGAAAAGCATCAGCCATGACAGTAGGTATATCTACTTCAAGTCAATGTTATACAGCACTATGTATATTTCAGAATATCTTCTATAAGATTATAAACCAAAGTAATTGATTCGCTTTTTGCAGGTGATAATGATTTTTTTAAATCAAAGATTTTTCTTGATCTCATAATTGCTAAATCAATTCTACGTTTTTTATTTTGATGGTCAAAGGCTAACATTATTTGAAAAAAATCATCATTAACTTTTTTATCTGTGTTCCAATTATATTAAATAGAAAAATTCTTTAAATAGCTATTTATTTATTATAGAATTATATGAATCTCGATGAATTGAACCACCTTGATGATCGTTAAAATGCAATATTAACCAGTATTCAAAAGCCTGATTTGAATATGCAACTTTAAAACCATACGATTCTGCATTTGTAATGGCAGTATTGAAATCCGAATCAGAAAAATCATCTTTATGAGGGAACTGCAGGCTGGAGAACCAGAACACTGAGAGGAACGAGGCTATGGTGGCCACCAGGAAATACAGGGCGTTTACCTGTATGGAACTTATGGAAACCGTTTTACTCAGCACAGAAAAAGAGCAAAACAGACTGCCCCGACAAAGTCCAAATGACACAGATCACGCACAATGGTTATCTAGAGACTATACTCTTGTTACAAATAGTGCTAAATAATTCATGACTCTACATATGTTGGAACTTTGGATGCCATATTATTTGATCATATCATTATATAGATAAATTATTACAAGGATAAAACATGACAATCATAAAAAATATTTTGAGAACATTCAAAATAGGTATTTTTTTTACTGCCCTGATACATATCGTCATACTCGTCATCATATCAATATTAAAATCGGATATAAAATACCTTAACTATTACAATATTTTAGATATTGATCTCTTTATTCCTAATATAATAGATGGTTATTTAAGTCAGATATTCTCTTTTGTCACCATTGTAATAATTCTCAGTGCCATTTATATCAGAATCTCCATAAAGAGTAATAAACTCATTAAGTCACCCTCCCCAGCTAACGTTGAATAGTTGAGGGGAGAGCAGAATATGGACTCAAGAATCCATTGCTCCTCTTATTCCACCTTTCTCTGCCAGATCAATTCTCTGTTTTTATAGATATCTCTCATC
Proteins encoded in this window:
- a CDS encoding RloB family protein; this translates as MSFGLCRGSLFCSFSVLSKTVSISSIQVNALYFLVATIASFLSVFWFSSLQFPHKDDFSDSDFNTAITNAESYGFKVAYSNQAFEYWLILHFNDHQGGSIHRDSYNSIINK